In the Lentisphaerota bacterium genome, one interval contains:
- the cmk gene encoding (d)CMP kinase, with the protein MNRVIAIDGPAGSGKSSVSKRVGRDRAFLHVDSGALYRIMTWQALRAGIDTSNEAAVAACAADVDVAFRAEGGTVAFYVDGKAPGDAIRSAEINRHASPVARVKAVRNKVTAWLRSLRTLGDLIVEGRDITSVVFPDTPARFYLDADPSVRAIRRHREEIAKGIATQTEEEIRASLLNRDHIDSTRAVAPLVLAPGVLRIDTSDLTLDQVVNRVIAELPVAWR; encoded by the coding sequence ATGAACCGAGTGATCGCCATTGATGGACCTGCCGGCTCGGGAAAATCGTCGGTCTCCAAGCGCGTGGGCCGTGATCGGGCTTTTCTGCACGTCGATTCCGGCGCGCTGTACCGCATCATGACCTGGCAGGCGCTGCGCGCCGGGATTGACACGTCTAACGAGGCGGCGGTCGCCGCGTGCGCCGCAGACGTGGATGTCGCCTTTCGCGCCGAGGGCGGCACCGTCGCCTTTTATGTGGACGGCAAGGCCCCCGGCGATGCGATTCGTTCCGCTGAGATCAACCGCCATGCCAGCCCGGTCGCGCGGGTGAAGGCCGTCCGGAACAAAGTGACCGCGTGGTTGCGATCCCTGCGCACGCTGGGCGATCTGATCGTCGAGGGGCGCGACATCACCTCTGTGGTCTTCCCCGACACCCCGGCGCGTTTCTATCTCGACGCCGACCCCTCGGTCCGCGCGATCCGCCGCCACCGCGAGGAAATCGCCAAGGGGATCGCCACCCAGACCGAGGAGGAAATCCGGGCTTCGCTCCTCAACCGCGACCACATTGACAGCACTCGCGCCGTGGCCCCACTCGTGCTCGCGCCAGGGGTCCTGCGGATCGACACCTCGGATCTGACGCTCGATCAGGTGGTGAATCGCGTGATCGCGGAGTTGCCTGTCGCGTGGCGGTAG